A stretch of the Panicum virgatum strain AP13 chromosome 9N, P.virgatum_v5, whole genome shotgun sequence genome encodes the following:
- the LOC120688288 gene encoding flavonoid 3',5'-hydroxylase 1-like → MQLAELCTDPVVLSCTFLCLLLHLALRSSSGRAGGRRLPPGPPGLPILGALPLVGPAPHAGLAALARRYGPIMYLKMGTAGVVVASSPAAARTFLKALDARYANRPAVASAADITYGCQNMVFANYGPRWKLMRKLASVHLLGARALADWAGVRRDEAGHLLRGVAEAAAAGRPVVVPEVLVCALANIVGQITVSRRVFDAQGDESNSYKDMIMSLLTGAGLFNISDFVPALARLDLQGVQAKLRRIHHQFDGLITKLLAEHAATAADRARRGRQDFVDRLRASMDAGADDESGETITEVNIKGLIFDMFTAGTDTSSIIVEWAMAEMLKNPSVMARAQEELDRVVGRGRRLEESDLPALPYLQAVCKEAMRLHPSTPLSLPHFSFDACDGVDGYRVPANTRLLINIWAIGRDPAAWEAPLEFRPERFLPGGAAEKVDPLGNYFELIPFGAGRRICAGKLAGMVFVQYFLGTLLHAFEWRLPEGEEKLDMGETFGLALPKAVPLRAVVTPRLVPEAYAA, encoded by the exons ATGCAGCTCGCGGAGCTCTGCACCGACCCCGTCGTGCTCTCCTGCACCttcctctgcctcctcctccacctcgcgctccgctcctcctccggccgcgccggcggccgccgcctcccgccggggCCTCCTGGCCTCCCGATCCTCGGCGCGCTCCCGCTCGTCGGCCCGGCCCCGCACGCCGGGCTCGCCGCGCTGGCGCGCCGGTACGGCCCCATCATGTACCTGAAGATGGGCACGGCCGGCGTGGTGGTGGCGTCGtcccccgccgcggcgcgcacGTTCCTCAAGGCGCTGGACGCGCGGTACGCCAACCGCCCCGCCGTGGCGAGCGCCGCGGACATCACGTACGGGTGCCAGAACATGGTGTTCGCCAACTACGGGCCCCGGTGGAAGCTGATGCGGAAGCTGGCCAGCGTGCACCTGCTcggggcgcgcgcgctcgcggaCTGGGCGGGGGTGCGCCGCGACGAGGCCGGGCACCTGCTGCGcggggtggcggaggcggcggccgccgggcggCCCGTCGTCGTGCCGGAGGTGCTCGTGTGCGCGCTCGCCAACATCGTCGGGCAGATCACCGTCAGCAGGCGGGTGTTCGACGCGCAGGGGGACGAGTCCAACAG CTACAAGGATATGATCATGTCGCTGCTGACGGGCGCGGGCCTGTTCAACATCAGCGACTTCGTGCCGGCGCTGGCGCGGCTGGACCTGCAGGGGGTGCAGGCGAAGCTGCGGCGGATCCACCACCAGTTCGACGGCCTCATCACCAAGCTGCTAGCGGAGCACGCGGCGACGGCCGCCGACCGCGCGCGCCGGGGCCGCCAGGACTTCGTCGACAGGCTCCGCGCCAGCAtggacgccggcgccgacgacgagAGCGGCGAGACCATCACCGAGGTCAACATCAAGGGCCTCATCTTC GACATGTTCACGGCGGGCACGGACACGTCGTCGATCATCGTGGAGTGGGCGATGGCGGAGATGCTCAAGAACCCGTCGGTGATGGCGCGCGCGCAGGAGGAGCTGGACCGCGTggtcgggcgcggccgccggctggaggaGTCGGACCTGCCGGCGCTCCCGTACCTGCAGGCCGTCTGCAAGGAGGCGATGCGGCTGCACCCGTCGACGCCGCTCAGCCTCCCGCACTTCTCCTTCGACGCCTGCGACGGCGTCGACGGCTACCGCGTCCCGGCCAACACCCGCCTGCTCATCAACATCTGGGCCATCGGCCGGGACCCGGCCGCGTGGGAGGCGCCGCTCGAGTTCCGCCCCGAGCGcttcctccccggcggcgcggcggagaagGTGGACCCGCTCGGGAACTACTTCGAGCTCATCCCCttcggcgccggccggcggaTCTGCGCCGGGAAGCTGGCCGGGATGGTGTTCGTGCAGTACTTCCTGGGCACGCTGCTGCACGCGTTCGAGTGGCGCCTGCCGGAGGGGGAGGAGAAGCTGGACATGGGCGAGACCTTCGGGCTCGCGCTGCCCAAGGCCGTGCCGCTCCGTGCCGTCGTCACGCCGCGCCTCGTGCCGGAAGCCTACGCCGCCTGA